In the Paenibacillus sp. FSL H7-0357 genome, one interval contains:
- a CDS encoding glycosyltransferase family 4 protein, producing MKGRWKASEENHQKKYLFFDLLNTGHHYQYNLAVMKGVLKGAPSSEVTYYSSRLEESRQAELEAAGINYQRAVERRYHRYMPSMLVRALLLLQVLRFAYKHKSVLHLLYLDTLIIPLVFLIPALRGMKITATLHWYPPRESKRRLLRNLLRRQHLDKLIVHGDYLRKQVLELTSVEQSRVSSIVYPNLHPAVVQETVQAPGTHASQGAAESVPTLLCFGGLRYDKGIDLLLEAAGRLTGQPFSILIAGREQDFTRGDLEQIIRDKGLEHKVELCLEYIPDHEVPLYFERADIIVLPYRKMFSGQSGPLTEAAARGKVIIGPSHGEIGYCIERYGLGVSFRAEDISDLGDKIVYAIHNMDELRRKSQSSEYKALLSPGIFEQRYFEELAG from the coding sequence GTGAAGGGACGATGGAAAGCATCTGAAGAGAATCATCAGAAGAAGTACCTGTTCTTTGATTTGCTGAATACCGGACATCATTATCAATATAATCTGGCTGTGATGAAGGGGGTATTGAAGGGGGCGCCCTCCAGTGAAGTCACATACTATTCCAGTAGACTGGAAGAGAGCAGGCAGGCGGAGCTTGAGGCAGCAGGGATCAATTATCAGCGGGCGGTGGAAAGGCGGTATCACCGTTATATGCCATCCATGCTGGTCCGTGCGCTGCTTCTGCTGCAGGTGCTGCGTTTTGCTTACAAGCATAAGTCCGTTCTGCATCTGTTATATCTGGATACGCTGATCATTCCGCTGGTGTTCCTGATTCCTGCGCTGAGGGGGATGAAAATAACAGCGACGCTTCACTGGTATCCGCCAAGAGAGAGCAAACGCAGGCTGCTGAGGAATCTGCTGCGGCGTCAACATCTCGACAAGCTTATTGTCCACGGGGATTATCTGAGGAAGCAGGTGCTGGAACTGACCAGCGTGGAGCAGTCAAGAGTAAGCTCTATCGTGTATCCCAACCTGCATCCTGCTGTGGTGCAGGAAACCGTTCAAGCGCCCGGCACCCATGCCAGCCAAGGCGCTGCGGAGTCCGTGCCGACCTTACTCTGCTTCGGCGGCCTGCGGTATGACAAGGGAATTGACCTGCTATTGGAAGCAGCCGGGAGACTAACCGGCCAGCCTTTCTCTATCCTCATTGCAGGCAGGGAGCAGGATTTCACACGCGGCGATTTGGAGCAGATCATCCGCGACAAGGGGCTGGAGCACAAGGTAGAGCTATGTTTGGAATATATTCCGGATCATGAGGTGCCGTTATATTTCGAGCGGGCGGATATCATTGTACTGCCTTACCGCAAAATGTTCTCCGGCCAAAGCGGACCGCTGACCGAAGCGGCGGCGAGAGGCAAGGTGATTATTGGACCGAGCCACGGGGAGATCGGGTACTGTATTGAGCGTTATGGACTGGGGGTCAGCTTCCGGGCGGAGGATATCAGCGATCTTGGCGACAAAATCGTCTATGCCATACATAACATGGATGAACTCCGCCGGAAATCACAAAGCTCGGAGTATAAGGCGCTCCTGTCGCCGGGTATTTTCGAGCAGCGGTATTTCGAGGAGCTTGCCGGGTAG
- a CDS encoding glycosyltransferase family 4 protein produces MKPKIVFVINYFYPDYASTGQLLTELCLHLQNDFQITVIASQPGYSGEANTEKRRFITDHLENIEIIRIRLPVVNKLNKWSRLRYIVTYFFYAIVAVLKQRNVDFIYTISQPPILGGLIGTIGKLLKRSKHIYNIQDFNPEQAKAVGFMQNARLMKLAQWVDTLNCKLADHIITVGQDMQETLLRRFANKKVTENTVINNWTNEQEIIPLSREHPQVQGFLEKHGLQNKFIVMYSGNLGLYYDLENLVKQTAAFRHLDNLAFVFIGEGAVKAKMQEYVAEHELSQVYFLPYQPKEDLVYSLNAAHVHLVVNQKGIKGVSVPSKIYGVMAAGKPVLGVLENGSEAYRLIRESNCGLLVEPHSYEEVVRSVLAFYEWDSEELEACGMRGRAYLEQYLRRELSLERYRELLLSLKIS; encoded by the coding sequence ATGAAGCCGAAAATTGTGTTCGTGATCAATTATTTTTACCCGGATTATGCTTCCACCGGCCAACTGCTGACCGAGCTGTGCCTGCATCTGCAGAATGACTTTCAAATTACCGTCATTGCTTCGCAGCCCGGCTATTCCGGGGAGGCGAACACAGAGAAGAGAAGATTCATTACCGATCACCTGGAAAATATTGAAATTATCCGTATCCGTCTTCCTGTGGTCAATAAGCTGAATAAATGGAGTAGGCTGCGATATATCGTAACCTACTTTTTTTATGCCATTGTTGCCGTGCTGAAGCAAAGAAACGTGGATTTTATCTATACGATCTCACAGCCGCCGATCCTCGGGGGGCTGATCGGAACGATCGGCAAGCTGCTGAAACGGTCGAAGCATATTTATAATATCCAGGATTTCAACCCGGAGCAGGCGAAGGCGGTCGGCTTCATGCAGAATGCCAGGCTGATGAAGCTTGCCCAATGGGTGGACACCCTGAACTGCAAGCTGGCGGATCACATTATTACGGTAGGCCAGGATATGCAGGAGACCCTGCTGAGACGGTTTGCCAACAAGAAGGTGACAGAGAATACCGTCATTAACAATTGGACCAATGAACAGGAGATTATTCCCTTAAGCAGGGAGCATCCACAGGTCCAGGGCTTCCTCGAGAAGCATGGCCTGCAGAATAAATTCATTGTGATGTATTCCGGAAACCTCGGACTCTATTACGATCTGGAGAACCTGGTCAAGCAGACGGCAGCCTTCCGTCATCTCGATAATCTCGCCTTCGTCTTTATCGGAGAGGGAGCAGTGAAAGCCAAAATGCAGGAATATGTGGCGGAGCACGAACTCTCGCAGGTCTATTTTCTGCCTTACCAGCCGAAAGAGGATCTGGTGTACTCCCTGAACGCTGCCCATGTACATCTGGTAGTTAATCAGAAGGGAATCAAGGGTGTCTCCGTTCCCAGTAAAATCTACGGGGTCATGGCTGCAGGCAAGCCGGTGCTTGGTGTCCTTGAGAACGGAAGTGAGGCGTACCGGCTGATTCGGGAAAGCAACTGCGGTCTTCTCGTCGAGCCTCACAGTTATGAGGAGGTTGTCCGCAGCGTGCTGGCTTTTTATGAATGGGATAGTGAAGAGCTGGAGGCCTGCGGGATGCGGGGAAGAGCCTATTTGGAACAGTATTTAAGAAGGGAACTGTCTCTTGAACGTTATAGAGAGCTGCTGCTGTCTTTAAAAATCTCATAA
- a CDS encoding oligosaccharide flippase family protein: MRRNRDFNNVIYSLLSYCITPVVLFISTPLLLRHLGDQQYGLWILIQSVLNVLAVSNFGLGNALIKLGSESDSEERFNALFRVTLTLSVVLAVSASLFLLLFGTYIFPLLVKAEGLDTVLSVSYFLSGIIGIRIINGILSGAYMAKQRYDLNSKVNIVFNLASSIGFTILAVMYGDLYLLVQWMFVFTVLLAVCNVFVTRKALPGLRFAPYFERDSFRRLFHYGIYSWGQMLISTLNAQMDKLIIGGFLGAKVLGYYTVCMQVVVKIHEIPAAAGGYLLPKFSSLSKSDDRREIRRTYHQSLVIAISFVGAAGLAAFVLAKPILSLWISPEFAEAHYVLFQVLVLSVSLGALGVVPYYCLNGTGYVRLNTAISLLTTLVTMGLFVLLIPRYGAIGIGLGKFVGIPLVVFSLYYVEKVVLNGSGQRREPVREGTMESI; the protein is encoded by the coding sequence TTGAGACGCAATCGCGATTTCAATAACGTCATTTACAGCCTGCTTTCTTATTGTATTACTCCTGTCGTTCTGTTCATTTCAACACCGCTGCTGCTCAGGCATCTGGGTGATCAGCAGTACGGGCTGTGGATTCTTATCCAATCGGTGCTTAATGTGCTGGCGGTATCGAATTTCGGCCTCGGCAATGCGCTGATCAAGCTGGGCTCCGAGAGTGACAGCGAAGAGAGATTTAATGCCCTCTTCCGGGTAACGCTTACGCTGTCGGTCGTTCTGGCGGTGTCGGCGAGTCTTTTTCTTCTTCTGTTCGGCACTTATATTTTTCCTTTGCTGGTGAAGGCGGAAGGGCTGGATACCGTGCTGTCCGTCTCCTATTTTCTTAGCGGAATCATCGGCATTCGGATCATCAACGGCATTCTTTCCGGTGCCTACATGGCTAAGCAGCGTTACGATCTGAACAGCAAGGTGAATATCGTATTCAACCTGGCAAGCTCGATTGGCTTCACCATACTGGCCGTCATGTATGGAGACTTGTATCTGCTGGTGCAGTGGATGTTCGTGTTTACGGTGCTGCTGGCGGTATGCAATGTCTTCGTTACACGCAAGGCGCTTCCCGGACTTCGATTTGCTCCCTATTTCGAGCGGGACAGCTTCAGAAGGCTGTTTCATTACGGGATTTATTCCTGGGGCCAAATGTTGATCAGCACGCTGAATGCCCAGATGGACAAATTGATTATCGGGGGATTTCTGGGTGCCAAAGTACTGGGGTACTACACGGTTTGCATGCAGGTGGTAGTGAAAATCCATGAAATTCCCGCTGCGGCCGGAGGATATTTACTGCCTAAATTCAGTTCACTTTCCAAGAGTGATGACCGCCGTGAAATCAGGAGGACCTATCATCAGTCACTGGTCATTGCCATTTCATTCGTAGGAGCTGCGGGTTTGGCAGCCTTTGTGCTGGCCAAGCCGATTCTGTCCCTATGGATCAGCCCGGAGTTTGCTGAAGCCCATTATGTGCTGTTCCAGGTGCTGGTATTGTCGGTATCTCTGGGTGCACTTGGTGTAGTCCCCTATTATTGTCTGAATGGAACCGGGTACGTCAGGCTTAATACTGCCATTTCACTTCTCACCACACTGGTGACAATGGGTCTGTTTGTTCTATTGATCCCGAGATATGGTGCCATTGGCATCGGCCTGGGCAAGTTTGTCGGCATACCGCTGGTTGTCTTCTCCCTGTATTACGTGGAGAAAGTGGTTCTGAATGGCAGCGGTCAAAGGAGGGAACCGGTTCGTGAAGGGACGATGGAAAGCATCTGA
- the gmd gene encoding GDP-mannose 4,6-dehydratase: protein MKRALITGVTGQDGSYLAEFLLSKDYEVFGLRRRTSTPNYENVYSIKDRIHWISGDLTDLASLIEAVRIADPDEVYNLGAQSFVAASWPQPLLTSQITAVSVTNMLEAVKIVKPTARFYQASSSEMFGKVVETPQRETTPFYPRSPYGVAKVYGHWITVNYRESFDMFACSGILFNHESPRRGLEFVTRKVTDAVARIKHGLQSELRMGNLDSLRDWGFAGDYVKAMWLMLQQEEPDDYVISTGEMHTVRELLQVAFSYAGLDYEQYVVIDPEFVRPAEVDLLLGDSSKAQTKLDWKLEVGFHELIHMMVDEDMKRVAAEIRYHDAFTLVN, encoded by the coding sequence ATGAAGAGAGCTTTAATTACGGGCGTTACAGGGCAAGACGGGTCCTATCTGGCGGAATTTCTTCTCTCCAAGGATTATGAGGTATTCGGACTGCGGAGAAGAACGAGCACGCCCAACTATGAAAATGTGTACTCTATTAAAGATCGCATTCATTGGATTTCCGGAGATTTGACCGATTTGGCTTCCCTGATTGAAGCGGTGAGAATCGCTGACCCGGATGAGGTATACAACCTGGGGGCGCAGTCGTTCGTAGCCGCATCGTGGCCGCAGCCTTTGCTGACGAGTCAGATCACCGCCGTTTCCGTTACCAATATGCTGGAGGCGGTCAAGATTGTGAAGCCGACGGCCAGATTCTATCAGGCCTCAAGCAGTGAGATGTTCGGCAAGGTCGTAGAGACCCCGCAGCGGGAGACTACCCCTTTTTATCCGCGCAGCCCTTATGGTGTAGCTAAGGTGTACGGCCACTGGATTACCGTCAATTACCGGGAGAGCTTTGACATGTTCGCATGCTCGGGGATTCTATTCAATCATGAATCGCCAAGACGCGGACTGGAGTTTGTCACCCGCAAGGTGACCGACGCTGTTGCCCGTATCAAGCATGGGCTGCAAAGCGAGCTGCGGATGGGCAATCTGGATTCCCTGCGGGATTGGGGCTTTGCCGGGGATTATGTCAAGGCGATGTGGCTGATGCTCCAGCAGGAGGAGCCGGATGATTATGTTATTTCGACAGGTGAAATGCATACGGTCCGTGAGCTGCTTCAGGTGGCCTTTTCGTATGCCGGACTCGATTATGAGCAGTATGTGGTGATCGATCCTGAATTTGTCCGTCCGGCTGAGGTCGACCTGCTGCTGGGCGATTCCTCCAAGGCGCAAACCAAGCTGGACTGGAAGCTGGAAGTCGGCTTCCATGAGCTGATTCATATGATGGTGGATGAAGATATGAAGCGCGTCGCTGCTGAGATCCGCTACCACGATGCCTTTACTTTAGTGAACTAA
- a CDS encoding sugar transferase: MIPSSQREEEAALYAKRYYPAVRRAGGKPETLYLFNKRVFDIAASAAALLVLSPLFLILALVIKLEDPRGSVFFGQTRVGKAGRLFRIYKFRSMIADAEALLPNLLNQNEMSGPMFKMRNDPRVTRVGRFIRRTSIDELPQLVNVLKGDMSLVGPRPSLPREVEKYSEYDRLRLSVTPGCTGLWQVSGRSGLNFKQMVELDLLYIEQRTLGLDLKIMFMTAWQLVRSKNAF, translated from the coding sequence ATGATACCTTCCAGTCAAAGAGAAGAGGAAGCGGCCCTGTATGCTAAAAGGTACTATCCGGCAGTACGGCGTGCCGGAGGCAAGCCGGAGACATTATATCTATTTAATAAACGGGTCTTTGACATTGCGGCATCTGCGGCGGCACTCCTTGTGCTGTCTCCTCTTTTCCTTATTCTTGCGCTGGTTATCAAGCTGGAAGACCCCCGCGGCTCCGTATTTTTCGGGCAAACCAGGGTCGGGAAGGCGGGGCGTTTGTTCCGGATTTACAAATTCCGCTCGATGATTGCCGATGCGGAAGCGCTTCTGCCGAACCTGTTGAATCAAAATGAAATGAGCGGCCCCATGTTCAAAATGAGAAATGATCCGCGGGTGACCCGGGTAGGCAGATTTATCCGCAGAACAAGCATTGATGAGCTTCCCCAGCTGGTAAATGTGCTTAAGGGTGATATGTCGCTTGTCGGCCCAAGGCCGTCGCTTCCACGCGAAGTGGAGAAGTACTCGGAATACGACCGGCTTCGTCTATCGGTTACACCGGGTTGTACAGGGCTTTGGCAGGTGAGCGGGCGGAGCGGACTGAATTTTAAGCAAATGGTGGAGCTCGATCTGCTCTACATTGAGCAGAGAACGCTGGGTCTGGATCTCAAGATTATGTTTATGACGGCCTGGCAGCTGGTGAGATCGAAAAATGCATTCTAA
- a CDS encoding glycosyltransferase family 4 protein, whose amino-acid sequence MIKTLLIAYQIAPYRIPVYNTIDASEDIDLTVWFLEEKEANREWNIDYQDMRFRYSCLRGFHLFIQRMDFGVHINPGLFFKLVRLNPDVIITTSYDAIGYWVSLFYAKLFRKKFVVWWGSTLESSRVKNRAMNAVRGLYFRSADSFVTYGSDSARCLNHYGIPDEKMAVGFNTVDIRYYYRKRLAVKPHKEEEGLLNLLFVGQLIKRKGLEETIQSLARLNHENWRLRIIGTGPDEKKLKEMVRRYGMEEKVLFEGYKQKEELTGYLAAADCLLVPSLIEVWGLVVNEALVSNTFVLASKYAGVTSDLIVDKENGIIADPLDPASMDEAMQWLFDNVSYLKADRKIKLSMWKKLHPTTYAKSVVRAIRMASRPSH is encoded by the coding sequence ATGATAAAAACACTATTGATAGCCTATCAGATCGCCCCGTACCGTATCCCGGTCTATAACACGATCGACGCATCGGAGGATATCGATCTTACGGTCTGGTTTCTGGAGGAGAAGGAAGCCAACCGGGAATGGAATATTGATTATCAGGATATGCGATTCCGGTACAGCTGCCTGCGCGGGTTCCATTTGTTCATTCAGCGTATGGATTTCGGGGTGCATATCAACCCGGGTTTATTCTTTAAGCTGGTACGCCTGAATCCCGATGTGATTATCACCACGAGTTATGACGCGATTGGCTATTGGGTCAGCTTATTCTACGCTAAGCTCTTCCGTAAAAAGTTCGTCGTCTGGTGGGGCAGCACGCTGGAGAGCAGCAGAGTGAAGAACCGGGCGATGAATGCGGTGCGCGGATTGTATTTCCGTTCGGCGGATTCCTTTGTAACCTATGGCTCGGACTCAGCCAGATGCCTGAACCACTACGGCATTCCGGATGAGAAAATGGCTGTCGGCTTCAATACGGTGGATATCCGCTATTACTACCGGAAACGCCTGGCGGTTAAGCCCCATAAGGAAGAGGAAGGGCTGCTAAATCTCCTGTTTGTCGGTCAGCTGATCAAGCGGAAGGGCCTGGAGGAGACCATCCAGTCATTGGCCCGGCTGAACCATGAGAACTGGAGGCTGCGGATTATCGGCACGGGACCGGATGAGAAAAAGCTGAAGGAAATGGTCCGGCGGTACGGCATGGAAGAGAAGGTGCTGTTCGAGGGCTACAAGCAGAAGGAGGAGCTGACCGGCTATTTGGCGGCGGCCGACTGCCTGCTGGTCCCTTCGCTGATTGAGGTGTGGGGGCTTGTGGTCAACGAAGCGCTTGTCTCTAACACCTTCGTGCTGGCTTCCAAATATGCCGGCGTGACGAGTGATCTGATTGTCGACAAGGAGAACGGGATCATCGCCGATCCTCTGGACCCGGCCAGTATGGATGAAGCGATGCAGTGGCTGTTCGACAATGTATCCTATTTAAAAGCAGACCGGAAGATCAAGCTGAGCATGTGGAAGAAGCTGCATCCCACGACCTATGCCAAATCAGTGGTCCGGGCCATCCGGATGGCGAGCCGGCCCAGCCATTAA
- a CDS encoding GDP-L-fucose synthase family protein has protein sequence MDRHSRIYVAGHRGLVGSAIVRTLEKQGFHNLVLRSRTELDLRNGAEVDRFFEDQEIEYVFLAAAKVGGIAANNEQPAEFIRDNLLIQTHVIDAAYRNGVSKLMFLGSTCIYPKLAPQPLKEEYLLTGELEPTNAPYAVAKIAGINMCQSYNRQYGTRFISVMPTNIYGPNDNFDLYSSHVLPALLRKFHEAKEQGSPSVEVWGTGNPKREFLHADDLAEACLYLMEHYEGNDIVNIGVGDDIAIKDLALLIKKVTGYEGEITFNTSVADGTPRKLVDVSRINALGWKARIGLEDGLHDVYADFQHTYAVKK, from the coding sequence ATGGATCGCCATTCGAGAATATATGTAGCTGGGCATCGCGGTCTGGTCGGTTCGGCCATCGTCCGCACACTTGAGAAGCAGGGCTTTCATAATCTTGTCCTCCGTTCCAGAACAGAACTGGATTTGCGCAACGGCGCTGAGGTGGACCGTTTTTTTGAGGATCAGGAGATTGAGTATGTATTCCTTGCTGCGGCCAAGGTGGGCGGAATTGCAGCTAACAACGAACAACCTGCGGAATTTATCCGCGACAATCTGCTCATTCAGACCCATGTCATTGATGCGGCTTACCGTAACGGGGTGAGCAAGCTGATGTTCCTGGGATCGACCTGCATTTATCCAAAGCTGGCTCCGCAGCCGCTCAAAGAAGAATATCTGCTGACCGGAGAGCTGGAGCCGACCAATGCGCCCTACGCAGTGGCCAAAATTGCCGGCATCAACATGTGCCAGTCTTACAACAGGCAGTACGGCACCCGGTTCATTTCTGTGATGCCGACGAACATTTACGGGCCAAATGACAATTTTGATCTGTATTCGTCCCATGTGCTGCCTGCGCTGCTGCGCAAATTCCATGAAGCCAAGGAACAGGGCAGCCCGTCGGTGGAAGTGTGGGGCACCGGCAATCCGAAACGTGAATTCCTGCATGCGGATGATCTGGCCGAAGCCTGTCTCTATCTGATGGAGCACTATGAGGGCAATGATATCGTGAACATCGGTGTGGGTGATGACATTGCGATCAAAGACCTTGCACTGCTGATTAAAAAGGTTACCGGCTACGAAGGGGAAATCACCTTCAACACATCCGTTGCGGACGGTACCCCAAGGAAGCTGGTTGATGTATCCAGAATCAATGCCCTTGGATGGAAAGCAAGAATTGGGCTCGAAGACGGGCTGCACGATGTGTACGCTGATTTTCAACATACGTATGCTGTGAAAAAATAA
- a CDS encoding glycosyl hydrolase family 28-related protein, with protein MMRWKIALPLVAVLTAALAVGLIWNKAPEKAWSSDTGAGSVQAFAIPTFNVKDYGAVGDGVTNDTASIAKAVKAAQDSGGGTVYFDRGTYLINSIHVPENISILGAGRRDATLIRNDNKDEAALRLLGKQSVQGIGIKARIGIMPNGDDINIIDVRFECSVQGIQNAVTVNRLTVFNSLFENSGYGILSNINPSYEVKILNTRFVNIKGDGIEINAPSRDWVIENCVFDTNTSPSRWAGFGVGVALSAKDIVIKNSSFIHIRGQGVHVEDYAEVTIVNSIFKNNGSANYTGDPKADIAVLSNAKVKVYNSKFMASTVGYSKVAIYNTDLPVGGTITVYNSTFQSKTVNKQVTTVNSIFLP; from the coding sequence ATGATGCGCTGGAAAATAGCTTTGCCCCTGGTTGCCGTCCTTACTGCAGCTCTGGCTGTGGGACTCATTTGGAATAAGGCTCCGGAAAAAGCCTGGAGCAGCGATACGGGCGCAGGAAGTGTTCAGGCTTTTGCCATTCCGACGTTTAATGTGAAGGACTACGGGGCCGTAGGGGACGGAGTCACTAATGATACAGCGAGTATCGCCAAGGCTGTAAAGGCTGCGCAGGATTCGGGGGGCGGCACGGTTTATTTCGACAGAGGGACTTATCTAATCAACTCTATTCATGTCCCTGAAAATATATCTATTCTAGGTGCAGGCAGAAGAGATGCTACCTTGATCCGCAATGATAACAAGGATGAAGCCGCCCTGCGGCTGCTCGGCAAACAGAGTGTTCAAGGCATCGGGATTAAAGCCCGCATTGGCATTATGCCGAACGGGGACGACATCAACATTATCGACGTCAGATTCGAATGCAGCGTTCAAGGGATTCAGAATGCGGTGACAGTCAACCGGTTAACTGTATTTAACAGTCTGTTCGAAAATTCCGGCTATGGCATTCTGTCGAATATAAATCCGAGCTACGAGGTTAAGATCCTGAATACCCGGTTCGTGAATATCAAAGGTGACGGGATTGAAATCAATGCCCCAAGCCGTGACTGGGTCATCGAGAACTGTGTATTTGATACCAACACCAGCCCTTCCCGCTGGGCGGGATTTGGAGTAGGCGTTGCTTTGTCCGCAAAAGACATTGTCATTAAAAACTCCAGCTTTATTCATATCCGGGGACAAGGTGTTCATGTTGAAGATTATGCGGAGGTAACGATTGTCAATTCAATCTTTAAGAACAACGGCTCCGCCAATTATACCGGTGATCCCAAAGCGGATATCGCGGTATTGTCGAATGCAAAGGTGAAAGTGTACAACAGCAAATTTATGGCCTCTACCGTTGGATACAGCAAAGTGGCTATCTATAATACTGACTTACCTGTGGGGGGAACAATCACCGTATACAATTCCACGTTCCAGAGCAAAACCGTAAACAAACAGGTGACCACTGTTAATTCTATATTTCTCCCTTGA
- the galU gene encoding UTP--glucose-1-phosphate uridylyltransferase GalU, producing the protein MKKVRKAIIPAAGLGTRFLPATKAMPKEMLPIVDKPTIQYIVEEAIAAGIEDIIIVTGKGKRAIEDHFDIAFELEHTLFEKGKLELLEEVRRSSQVTLHYIRQKEAKGLGHAVWCARNFIGDEPFAVLLGDDIVQSDVPCTRQLIEQYERLGRSVIGVQTVPADQTNRYGIVDPLRARGRLYEVDRFVEKPALGQAPSNLAIMGRYVLTPDIFDFLESQETGAGGEIQLTDAIQRLNTEQGVYAYDFQGVRYDVGEKLGFILTTIDFALRRQDLRHELLSALGEIVDREHTSTYAKSRGE; encoded by the coding sequence ATGAAAAAGGTAAGAAAGGCTATTATTCCAGCAGCTGGGCTTGGAACCAGGTTTCTTCCCGCTACCAAAGCAATGCCGAAGGAAATGCTTCCGATCGTAGACAAGCCGACCATTCAATATATCGTGGAAGAGGCGATTGCTGCGGGCATTGAGGACATTATCATCGTTACCGGAAAAGGAAAACGCGCCATAGAGGATCATTTCGATATTGCGTTTGAGCTTGAGCATACCTTGTTTGAGAAAGGGAAGCTGGAGCTGCTGGAAGAGGTGCGGCGTTCCTCCCAGGTGACTCTTCACTATATCCGGCAGAAGGAAGCCAAGGGGCTGGGGCATGCCGTATGGTGTGCGCGCAACTTTATTGGAGATGAGCCGTTTGCCGTGCTGCTGGGAGACGATATTGTGCAAAGCGATGTTCCGTGCACCAGACAGCTGATTGAACAGTACGAAAGACTTGGGAGATCAGTTATTGGCGTCCAGACGGTACCTGCCGATCAAACGAACCGTTACGGTATTGTAGATCCGCTGCGGGCCAGAGGGCGGCTGTACGAGGTGGACCGTTTTGTGGAAAAGCCGGCTCTAGGCCAGGCACCTTCCAATCTGGCGATTATGGGACGGTATGTGCTTACGCCGGACATCTTTGATTTCCTGGAGAGCCAGGAGACCGGAGCAGGCGGTGAAATTCAGTTAACGGATGCCATTCAAAGGCTCAATACGGAGCAGGGCGTATATGCCTATGACTTCCAGGGAGTACGGTACGATGTGGGCGAGAAGCTCGGGTTTATTCTGACGACGATTGATTTTGCCTTGAGAAGACAGGATCTGAGGCATGAACTGTTAAGTGCTCTCGGGGAAATTGTGGATAGAGAACACACCAGTACGTATGCAAAGTCAAGAGGTGAATAA